The Puniceicoccaceae bacterium DNA segment CACCCGTTAGCAGTGCACCGCCTTTGCTGATGCTCTCAATTGGGAAAAAACCCGATGGAAGCGACAAGGATACTCGTCGCAACATTTTGGAACGCAGCCACTTTGTGGTGCACATTGCATCCGCCACAATGGCAGAACACGTCACCCACAGCTCGGCAACCTTACCTTTTGGTACTTCGGAAGTGGAACAACTGGGTCTGTCCACTTGTGATTTCAACGGCTTTCCCCTGCCCCGTCTGGCGGCGCCCAGCATTGCTCTGGGCTGTCATTTCCACGATGTGACCTATGTCGGTGATTTGCCGCAGGCGATCATTTTTGGGCAGATCGACTCGATACACATTTCCGATGACGTCATCGACACCGTCAACGAACGCTGGCATGTCAATGCCGAAAAAGTGGATGCACTCGCTCGCCTGGGTGCCGACGAATACTGGGTCGGAGGTCGGGTAATTCGCATCAAACGACCCAACTGAAAACATTTTTCATTCAATCTCCCATGACCGATAGTCGTAGCCAAAACATTTTTCGTTGCATGAACTTCACTGAACATTTCGATAAGTCCGCCCGATGACTCCATTCGCCGCCTTTTCCCTGCTCATCATCATGCTCGGCTTGGCTGCCATGCCCAGTGCCAGTGTGGCACTGGTCGTGACGCGCTCAGCAACAGGAGGCTTTCGCCATGGAGTGGCTGTAGCCGCAGGAGTGGTTCTCGGTGATCTTGTGTTTGTCGCTCTGGCACTTCTGGGGATGTCGTTTCTGGCAGAGACCATGGGAGCATTTTTTGCCGTGCTGAAGCTTGCAGGTGGAACCTATCTCATCTGGCTCGGAATCAGTCTGTTGCGGACGCGGAGCGAGCTTTCGGTCGAAACGTCGCCGCAACGTCCCGTTTCCATGCTCACGAGTTTTGCTGCGGGATTCCTGCTCACCCTCGGGGACGTCAAAGCAATCTTCTTCTACGCGAGTCTCTTCCCCACTGTCGTTGAACTATCAACCCTGAGCACAACCGATGTTCTCGCCATTGTTCTGGTGACCCTGCTCGCTGTCGGTGGGGTCAAACTCGTCTACGCCTTTCTGGCCCAACGCATCGTGCGCCGCATCCAAAACCGCCGAATGCAGACCCTCGCGCGCACAACTGCAGGCGGTCTGATGATCGGCGCAGGCAGCTATCTGATCGTCAAAGCATGAGAGTCTGACATTCGCCAGCCGATGTTTCCTGATTCAGTTGTTTAAACCATAAAGGGCATGAGTTCTCATGCCATGCGCAAGCCGGCATGGGGTGGTCAGTCCACTGGATCGGTGGTAAGCACGATCAACCGTCGAAACCCTTTGGGATTTGTGTGTTTTGTACCTTTTGTGGTTGAAGTTTTCATAAAAGAAAGAGTTTGAACCACCGTTTGCCCAGATTCCTCAGATGATGAGGGGTGCAGCGGAGCTGCGATGGCGAAGTAGAAATGCCTGATGGAGAAGGCTGACGCACTGCTGAGGACGGAACATCGTTCAGCTGCGCTTCACTGGATGGACTGGCGAGGCCAGCCCAACAGGATGCGCTATGCGCAACAGGTTTTTTGGGGGTGGGTCTTGAACCTGTTACTGGGAAAGGTCGAGCCGTTGAGGTTTTCGAATGTCCAGGGGTCGAAATTTTTCCAAATTCCGCTACGGGGGATGATGCCTTGGGAGGAGGGGCATGGCGGGTTGGAACGGCGGCTCCCGGTGAGCGGGAGCCCTACGCAAGATAGGGGAATCGCCATGAGAGAAGATGCTACAAGAACAGGGTTGGGCGATGGGTCTCGACTCAATTCTATCTGTGTTTTCTACGAAATCTGTGGTTTAGAAAGAAAGAATGTGAACCACCGATTGCACAGATTTCTCAGATAATGAGGGGTGCAGCGGAGCTGCGATGGCGAAGCGGAAATGCTTGATGTCGAAGCCTTTAACCTTTCGCTAGTTCAGAATTGAAATTCTGTTTCCCAGAAAATATGGGACTTTGGCTGGACCAAAGTCATATGGGCACCGCAGGTTCATTTGTTGAATTTCAAGTAGATGCAGGTTGATGGAGAAGGCTGGCTCAGTGTTGGAGATGCCTGACGCAATGCTGAAGTTGGAACGGCGGCTCCCGACGAGCGGGAGCCCTACGCAAGATAGGGAAATCGCCATGAGAGAAGATTCGATGAGTACAGTGTTGGGTTGGGTCTGATACGATTGATTGTTTCAGATACTGAACCCAGGATTTCTCAAAACACCGTTCGGCATCTGCCGAACTCAAAACGCTTCGATCCATCGGAGCTGCAATAACCCCAACGAGTCGGTTACCAAAACCTTTTTGGTGCTGTGTAACTGTGGGTGGAGAAAAAACCGCAGCCCACCCCGGATGAGGGGGTGTCCC contains these protein-coding regions:
- a CDS encoding flavin reductase family protein yields the protein MNQLSASQRYFTLTQTLIPRPVAWVLSDNGDSSLNLAPFSYVSPVSSAPPLLMLSIGKKPDGSDKDTRRNILERSHFVVHIASATMAEHVTHSSATLPFGTSEVEQLGLSTCDFNGFPLPRLAAPSIALGCHFHDVTYVGDLPQAIIFGQIDSIHISDDVIDTVNERWHVNAEKVDALARLGADEYWVGGRVIRIKRPN
- a CDS encoding LysE family translocator yields the protein MTPFAAFSLLIIMLGLAAMPSASVALVVTRSATGGFRHGVAVAAGVVLGDLVFVALALLGMSFLAETMGAFFAVLKLAGGTYLIWLGISLLRTRSELSVETSPQRPVSMLTSFAAGFLLTLGDVKAIFFYASLFPTVVELSTLSTTDVLAIVLVTLLAVGGVKLVYAFLAQRIVRRIQNRRMQTLARTTAGGLMIGAGSYLIVKA